One Candidatus Limnocylindrales bacterium genomic region harbors:
- a CDS encoding carbamoyltransferase → MYILGISCFYHDSAACLIRDGEIIAAAQEERFTRKKHDHRFPRHAIDYCLEEAGITVKDLDFIGFYDKPLLKFERILETYLAYAPFGIRSFMKAAPLWIKQKLWIPDLIKKELGYEGKIIFPEHHESHAASTFYPSPFREAAILTMDGVGEWTTTSFGVGCGNDFELEYEIRFPHSLGLLYSAFTYYTGFKVNSGEYKVMGLAPYGEPKYVDLILTKLMDLKEDGSFKLNMEYFDYCAGLTMTNEKFHKLFGGPPRGPETKLTQKEMDLARSIQVVTEETMLRMARHVHKVTRQKNLCLAGGVALNCVGNGLILREGPFENIWIQPAAGDAGGALGAALFVWYKYLGNERKPDGKKDFQKGSYLGPAYSDEAIEKFLKSRQIPYKRLSREELIDVVSDLIAKEKVVGWFQGRMEFGPRALGSRSILGDARSPKMQAEMNIKIKFREGFRPFAPSVLLDKVSDYFELDRESPYMLLVAPVKETHRRKMTEEEQKLWGIDKLNVVRSSVPAITHVDYSARIQTVNREDHPLYYDLIHKFYEKTGCPVIINTSFNVRGEPIVCRPEEAYTCFMRTNIDYLAMGSFLLDKREQKPLEKDIDWKKEFELD, encoded by the coding sequence ATGTATATCCTAGGTATATCCTGTTTTTATCACGATAGTGCGGCCTGTTTAATACGAGATGGAGAAATTATAGCCGCGGCTCAAGAAGAGCGCTTTACCCGCAAGAAACATGATCATAGATTTCCCCGGCATGCTATTGATTATTGTCTGGAAGAGGCCGGAATTACGGTAAAAGATCTGGATTTTATCGGTTTCTACGATAAGCCTTTACTCAAGTTTGAGCGTATTTTGGAAACTTATCTGGCTTATGCCCCTTTTGGAATCCGGTCTTTTATGAAGGCTGCTCCTCTCTGGATCAAACAAAAGCTTTGGATTCCCGATCTTATCAAGAAAGAACTGGGATATGAGGGGAAAATCATCTTTCCCGAGCATCATGAATCCCATGCTGCCAGCACCTTTTATCCTTCTCCCTTTAGAGAGGCAGCTATTTTGACCATGGACGGGGTCGGGGAATGGACCACAACCAGTTTCGGAGTCGGTTGTGGGAATGATTTTGAATTGGAGTATGAAATTCGATTTCCTCACTCGTTAGGACTTTTATACTCGGCTTTTACCTATTATACAGGTTTTAAGGTCAACTCCGGCGAATATAAAGTGATGGGACTGGCTCCTTATGGAGAGCCCAAATATGTAGATTTAATTTTAACCAAGTTGATGGATTTGAAAGAAGATGGATCTTTCAAGCTGAATATGGAGTATTTTGATTACTGTGCCGGATTGACCATGACCAATGAAAAGTTTCACAAGCTTTTTGGAGGACCTCCGCGGGGACCGGAGACAAAGTTGACCCAAAAGGAAATGGATCTGGCCCGGTCCATCCAGGTGGTCACCGAAGAAACTATGCTCCGGATGGCCCGACATGTTCACAAAGTTACCCGGCAGAAAAATCTCTGTCTGGCCGGAGGAGTCGCCTTAAACTGTGTTGGTAACGGGCTTATCTTGCGGGAAGGTCCCTTTGAGAATATCTGGATACAACCTGCCGCCGGGGATGCCGGAGGGGCTCTGGGTGCGGCCCTGTTTGTCTGGTATAAATATCTGGGAAATGAACGAAAACCCGATGGGAAAAAAGACTTCCAGAAAGGCTCTTATCTGGGGCCGGCTTACTCCGATGAAGCCATTGAGAAGTTTCTGAAGAGCCGTCAGATACCCTACAAACGCCTGAGTCGAGAGGAATTGATCGATGTGGTTTCGGATCTTATCGCCAAAGAAAAGGTCGTGGGATGGTTCCAAGGACGTATGGAATTTGGACCCCGGGCCCTAGGCTCCCGAAGTATCTTAGGTGATGCCCGATCACCTAAAATGCAGGCGGAGATGAATATCAAGATTAAATTCCGGGAAGGGTTTAGACCCTTTGCCCCCAGTGTCTTATTGGATAAAGTCTCGGATTATTTTGAGCTGGACCGGGAAAGCCCTTATATGCTGTTGGTAGCACCGGTCAAGGAAACCCATCGGAGGAAAATGACCGAAGAAGAACAAAAACTTTGGGGAATCGATAAGTTAAATGTGGTTCGTTCTTCGGTGCCAGCCATTACCCATGTAGATTACTCGGCAAGGATCCAAACGGTTAATCGAGAAGACCATCCCCTCTACTATGATTTAATTCATAAATTTTATGAAAAGACCGGTTGTCCTGTTATCATCAACACCTCTTTCAATGTTCGAGGGGAACCCATTGTATGCCGACCGGAAGAAGCCTATACTTGCTTTATGCGGACTAATATCGATTACCTTGCCATGGGTAGTTTCTTGCTGGACAAACGTGAGCAGAAACCCCTGGAAAAAGATATCGATTGGAAAAAGGAGTTCGAACTGGATTGA
- a CDS encoding SxtJ family membrane protein, producing MRVLLEEIKKIRSDHKDLRKFGITLAIVLGLLGSLALYKGSGKYLGFWGMGGLFLILGLLLPELLKPIHKVWMALALILGWINTHLILGLIFFLIFTPIGLMLRLMGKDLLDQKFPQPGTGSDSGLTYWKKREKNSKDKVKYERMF from the coding sequence TTGAGAGTCTTATTAGAAGAAATAAAAAAAATAAGATCAGATCATAAAGATCTCCGTAAATTCGGAATAACCCTTGCCATCGTCCTGGGACTTCTGGGGAGTTTGGCCCTTTACAAGGGAAGCGGTAAATACCTGGGGTTTTGGGGAATGGGAGGCCTGTTTCTGATTCTGGGTCTTCTTCTTCCAGAACTTCTTAAACCCATCCACAAAGTCTGGATGGCCCTGGCTTTGATTTTGGGCTGGATTAACACCCATCTCATCCTGGGTCTCATCTTTTTCCTGATCTTTACCCCTATTGGACTGATGTTGAGACTCATGGGAAAAGATCTGCTGGATCAAAAATTTCCCCAACCCGGAACCGGGTCGGATTCTGGTTTGACTTATTGGAAAAAAAGAGAAAAAAATTCCAAGGATAAGGTAAAGTATGAACGAATGTTTTAA
- a CDS encoding CHRD domain-containing protein, with protein sequence MKTFLNLTQKRKWLNAVIFILPFNLSLLIFFGYHPPAWAQPFPTHSGPIDITPNGNFVFMVNPDNNSFSIFNTLTNTRVGNPIPVGTEPQSVAIHPGGIRAYITNMVDGTVSVFRINQNTGAVQFCKTVKVGTEPYGVAVTPNGAFLYVANASSNDVTVIDTSADFSPVCNAASNPVVTTIPVENDPRGIAITADSFKVYVTHFFAQLRPGRTPYDEGRDDSKEGRVTLISTLFQRVEKTIALAPLLDTGFRADGSTINRIPCSVTGCIPPAGGGLPTGAFPNLMQSITINPFFNRAYLPNTGASPDGPVRFNVNVQSFLSVFDTVLDQDSSQTINMNSGIQNESETTRLFPTNPFAIAFKRSNPSEGYVTAKAINQIIRVNLDPSGTPTINAPNPVRVNVGKDPRGIVIHPDDTKAYVMNYISRNLTVVDISGATPGVITTIDQPDLLPTPGSFEEFVHRGKELFNTSVGPAGTAPQSDPPAGRMSSEGWGSCFSCHEDGRTDNVTWMFADGPRQAISMDATFDPHDYTKQRVLNFSATRDEVQDFELNIRGVSGGQGLITDGQPVLNLTPTANSGRSLDLDAIATFIQLGVRSRIAPPVPKSAQKAVTKGRQVFQDAGCVVCHSGGDWTSSIRDFTPPPSGEPILDTQLIRFLSRVGTFDIDLFGDGRGNEIRANTVGFNQQARGLDGFNPPSLLGVFATAPYFHNGSARTLEQVIVGTPRHPGDVHVVPDPRDRIPLIAFLRTIDEKTAPFQQQSPVPPAPTPAPVTNFRATLSGGNEVPPVTTNATAAATFTLQGTTVSYRIDVTNLGGPGNDITAAHIHSGATGVNGPIRVTLLPAPVTGLTAPLTGVLVQGTFTSADVQGITFDQLITEMRNGTAYVNIHTTVNPNGEIRGQVQLQP encoded by the coding sequence ATGAAGACTTTTTTAAATTTAACCCAAAAGAGGAAATGGTTAAATGCAGTAATTTTCATACTTCCGTTTAACTTGAGCTTACTTATTTTCTTTGGTTATCATCCCCCGGCATGGGCTCAACCCTTTCCAACCCACTCCGGCCCCATAGATATTACCCCGAACGGTAATTTTGTATTTATGGTAAATCCGGATAACAACAGTTTTTCCATTTTCAATACCCTCACTAACACAAGGGTTGGGAATCCAATCCCGGTTGGCACAGAGCCCCAAAGCGTTGCCATTCATCCTGGCGGTATCAGAGCTTATATTACCAATATGGTCGATGGAACCGTCTCGGTTTTTCGGATAAATCAAAACACAGGGGCTGTCCAGTTTTGCAAGACGGTGAAAGTAGGTACCGAACCTTATGGAGTGGCCGTTACCCCCAATGGAGCTTTTCTTTATGTGGCCAATGCTTCATCCAATGATGTGACCGTTATTGATACCAGTGCAGATTTTAGTCCTGTCTGTAACGCTGCCAGTAATCCTGTAGTTACCACAATTCCTGTAGAGAACGACCCAAGGGGAATTGCCATTACCGCCGATAGTTTCAAAGTCTATGTCACGCATTTCTTTGCTCAACTCCGACCCGGTAGAACCCCCTATGATGAAGGACGGGATGACAGTAAAGAAGGGCGGGTTACCCTCATTTCGACCCTTTTTCAGAGGGTTGAAAAAACCATTGCCCTGGCTCCTTTACTGGATACCGGGTTTAGGGCAGATGGATCGACCATCAATCGAATTCCTTGTAGTGTGACGGGTTGTATACCTCCGGCTGGAGGAGGGTTACCTACGGGGGCATTTCCCAATTTGATGCAAAGCATTACCATCAATCCTTTCTTCAACAGGGCTTATCTGCCCAATACCGGAGCTTCTCCCGATGGTCCGGTGCGGTTTAATGTCAACGTTCAGAGTTTTCTTTCGGTATTCGATACGGTTTTAGACCAGGATTCGAGTCAGACGATTAACATGAACAGTGGGATCCAGAATGAGAGTGAAACCACCCGATTGTTTCCTACAAATCCCTTTGCCATCGCCTTTAAACGCTCAAACCCAAGCGAAGGTTATGTTACGGCGAAGGCTATTAATCAGATTATACGGGTTAATCTGGACCCAAGCGGAACTCCCACGATTAATGCCCCAAACCCGGTCAGGGTTAATGTGGGAAAGGATCCCCGGGGAATTGTTATCCATCCCGATGATACAAAGGCCTATGTCATGAACTATATCTCCAGGAACCTGACGGTGGTTGATATTTCCGGTGCAACACCTGGTGTGATTACGACCATTGATCAGCCCGATCTCCTCCCAACCCCGGGCTCATTCGAAGAGTTTGTTCATCGCGGAAAGGAGTTATTTAATACCTCTGTTGGACCGGCAGGAACCGCTCCCCAATCGGATCCACCGGCCGGCCGAATGTCCAGTGAAGGATGGGGATCTTGTTTTTCATGCCATGAAGATGGCCGTACCGACAATGTAACCTGGATGTTTGCAGATGGACCTCGCCAGGCCATTTCCATGGATGCTACCTTTGATCCCCATGATTACACCAAACAGCGTGTACTGAACTTCTCGGCCACCCGAGATGAGGTGCAGGATTTTGAGTTGAATATTCGAGGCGTATCGGGAGGACAGGGCCTGATCACGGATGGGCAACCGGTACTTAACTTAACACCTACAGCTAATTCTGGAAGAAGCTTGGATCTGGATGCCATTGCTACCTTCATACAACTGGGAGTCCGATCTCGCATAGCTCCGCCGGTACCCAAGAGCGCCCAAAAGGCTGTGACCAAAGGCCGACAGGTTTTTCAAGATGCAGGCTGTGTAGTCTGTCACAGTGGCGGTGACTGGACCAGTAGTATCCGTGATTTTACACCCCCTCCGTCCGGAGAACCTATCCTCGATACCCAACTTATCCGGTTCCTGAGCAGAGTAGGAACGTTTGATATTGACCTCTTTGGGGATGGTAGAGGGAATGAGATCCGAGCCAATACCGTCGGCTTCAATCAACAGGCACGGGGACTGGATGGTTTTAATCCGCCTTCACTATTGGGGGTTTTTGCTACGGCGCCTTATTTCCATAACGGATCAGCCCGTACCTTGGAACAGGTTATCGTTGGAACTCCCCGACATCCAGGAGATGTGCACGTGGTACCGGATCCCAGGGATCGAATTCCACTTATTGCCTTCCTTAGGACCATTGACGAAAAGACTGCGCCTTTCCAGCAACAGAGTCCTGTACCTCCGGCTCCTACCCCTGCTCCGGTAACAAACTTCAGGGCAACCCTGAGCGGTGGAAACGAGGTACCTCCCGTGACCACCAATGCCACGGCAGCCGCTACCTTTACTTTGCAGGGGACCACGGTTAGCTATCGAATTGATGTAACCAACCTGGGCGGTCCCGG